In one window of Helianthus annuus cultivar XRQ/B chromosome 17, HanXRQr2.0-SUNRISE, whole genome shotgun sequence DNA:
- the LOC110921437 gene encoding probable aquaporin NIP-type has translation MSSKDHGSDLEESRSTKGQSPRRKYEGSIFCSSPEVVVLSQKVFAETVGTYFLIFIGCGAFVVDKQFGSVTFPGMCVAWGLIIMVMVYAVGHISGAHFNPAVTITFAIFRHFPYSQVPSYISAQLLGSILASGTLCLLFDVEQKHFFGTLPTGSNVRSLVLEIIISFLLMFVISGVATDNRATGELAGIAIGMTILMNVLLAGQVSGASMNPARSLGPAIVMHEYKGIWIYIVGPLVGTIAGGFAYNLIRYTDKPLNEIAKSSTLLRSFTSHR, from the exons ATGTCATCTAAAGATCATGGCAGCGATCTCGAAGAAAGTAGGTCAACCAAAGGCCAATCACCAAGAAGAAAATATGAAGGTTCAATCTTTTGTTCTTCGCCCGAGGTTGTTGTCCTCAGCCAAAAAGTGTTTGCGGAAACCGTCGGGACATATTTCTTGATATTCATAGGTTGTGGTGCATTTGTTGTCGACAAACAATTTGGGTCGGTAACGTTTCCTGGAATGTGTGTCGCGTGGGGTTTGATTATCATGGTCATGGTGTACGCGGTCGGGCATATATCCGGGGCTCATTTTAACCCTGCGGTCACCATCACATTTGCTATCTTTCGACATTTCCCTTACTCGCAG GTACCTTCATATATATCAGCACAATTGCTAGGATCTATTCTTGCAAGCGGCACATTGTGCCTGTTATTTGATGTTGAGCAAAAACACTTTTTTGGGACCTTACCAACGGGTTCAAACGTTCGTTCGCTTGTTCTTGAGATCATAATATCTTTCCTCCTGATGTTTGTGATATCTGGCGTCGCGACAGATAACCGAGCG ACAGGAGAATTGGCTGGAATCGCCATAGGAATGACTATACTTATGAATGTGCTTTTGGCAGG GCAGGTATCGGGGGCGTCAATGAACCCCGCGAGGAGCCTTGGCCCGGCAATAGTCATGCACGAGTACAAGGGAATATGGATTTACATAGTTGGCCCGTTGGTGGGCACAATTGCGGGCGGATTTGCTTATAATTTGATTAGATACACGGATAAACCTCTCAATGAGATAGCGAAATCATCGACACTTTTAAGAAGTTTTACGAGTCATCGATGA
- the LOC110921438 gene encoding chaperone protein DnaJ yields MELNQEHPSYYDVLGVSVESSDEDIRRAYRKLAMQWHPDKWTMNPEFLGNAKRKFQQIQEAYSVLSDRKKRSAYDVGLYDPLEEEDEGFADFMQEMSSLMKNVKKEEKIYSFGEIQNMFWEMAKSFNYSGSCFDDDNELWSQQMFTLNDDPRSSKRARINTNPFSGTGMQETECV; encoded by the exons ATGGAGTTGAATCAAGAACATCCTTCGTATTACGATGTTCTGGGAGTGTCTGTTGAATCTTCTGATGAAGATATCAGGCGGGCGTATCGAAAGCTTGCAATG CAATGGCATCCGGATAAGTGGACGATGAATCCGGAGTTTTTGGGGAATGCTAAGCGGAAGTTTCAGCAGATTCAAGAAGCGTATTCGG TGTTGTCGGATCGGAAAAAGAGATCGGCTTATGATGTTGGGTTGTATGATCCTTTGGAAGAAGAAGATGAG GGTTTTGCTGATTTTATGCAAGAGATGTCATCCTTGATGAAAAATGTTAAGAAAGAG GAGAAAATCTACAGTTTTGGTGAAATACAAAACATGTTTTGGGAAATGGCAAAAAGTTTCAACTATTctggttcttgttttgatgatgacaatgaacTTTGGTCACAACAAATGTTCACTTTGAATGATGATCCAAGAAGTTCGAAACGAGCACGAATCAACACGAACCCATTTTCGGGAACGGGTATGCAAGAAACCGAGTGCGTATAG